One part of the Verrucomicrobiota bacterium genome encodes these proteins:
- a CDS encoding type IV pilus twitching motility protein PilT yields the protein MSYEMNELLSLAVEEGASDLHIQVGQAPTLRLHGEMIPVEGEILDGDDTEALVMAITSQDRLQEVKSKGGCDFGFSFMGLARFRVSVMKARGKFGMVLRQIPTDLFSLEEIGFPSVVKDLLKRPRGLILVTGPTGSGKSTTLASMINYMNENHSGHIITIEDPIEYYHDHKKCIVTQREVGIDVSSFSSAIRGALRQDPDTILVGEMRDLETIGAAVSAAETGHLVFATLHTTGAARTVDRIVDAFPDTAKDQIRTQLASSIVAVISQVLCPKIGGGRVAGFEIMVNTTSIAALLRDNKTYRINSEIQTGASYGMVSLDQHLLSLYNRDLIPAEIAIEKSQNASEMRDKLAQMGANLQMA from the coding sequence ATGAGCTACGAAATGAATGAATTGTTGAGCCTCGCCGTAGAAGAGGGCGCTTCCGACCTTCATATCCAGGTAGGGCAAGCTCCAACGTTACGACTTCACGGGGAAATGATTCCCGTCGAGGGTGAAATACTTGATGGCGACGATACTGAGGCTTTAGTTATGGCCATTACATCCCAGGATCGTCTTCAGGAAGTGAAGTCCAAGGGCGGTTGCGATTTCGGATTCTCATTTATGGGTCTGGCTCGTTTTCGTGTAAGCGTGATGAAAGCCCGTGGAAAATTCGGCATGGTTCTTCGTCAAATCCCTACAGACTTGTTCAGCCTGGAAGAAATTGGATTTCCAAGTGTTGTTAAAGACCTCCTTAAGCGACCCCGTGGCCTCATTTTGGTAACTGGACCAACCGGGTCTGGTAAATCAACCACCCTGGCTTCCATGATTAACTACATGAATGAGAATCATAGTGGTCACATTATAACCATTGAAGATCCTATTGAATACTACCACGACCATAAGAAATGTATTGTTACACAACGGGAAGTGGGAATTGATGTATCCAGCTTTTCTTCTGCCATTCGTGGTGCGCTGAGGCAAGATCCTGACACTATTCTGGTAGGGGAAATGAGAGATTTGGAAACCATTGGAGCTGCTGTATCTGCCGCTGAAACGGGTCACCTTGTGTTCGCTACCTTGCATACCACTGGTGCTGCACGAACCGTCGATCGTATTGTAGATGCCTTTCCGGATACTGCTAAAGACCAGATCCGCACACAGCTGGCTTCATCCATTGTCGCCGTAATATCCCAGGTTCTTTGTCCAAAGATCGGTGGAGGTCGAGTCGCTGGTTTCGAGATAATGGTTAATACCACCTCGATTGCCGCACTTCTTCGCGATAATAAAACGTATCGGATCAATTCGGAAATTCAGACCGGTGCAAGTTACGGGATGGTGTCCTTGGACCAGCATCTGCTATCGCTTTATAATCGGGACTTGATTCCAGCTGAAATAGCTATTGAAAAGTCTCAAAATGCGAGCGAAATGCGTGATAAACTTGCACAAATGGGAGCGAATCTTCAAATGGCTTAG